DNA sequence from the Bufo bufo chromosome 3, aBufBuf1.1, whole genome shotgun sequence genome:
cgaatcgcaaacacgcaaagtttgccgcgagtcggccgccgggcaaaccgcaaggccatctctatccatcatattaacatgcttattcgtcacatataatgccctcgcatatatgtccttcacatatatttttttagagggtcagctcagctgcaggcccttgcatgtaattttttagagggtagagggtcagctcaccagcaggccctcacatataatgttttacaaggtcatctcacctgcaggcccttacatataatgttttatagggtcaggtcacctgcaggccctcgcatataatgttctacagggtcagctcaccagcaggccctcacatataattttttaggctactttcacattagcgttcggggctccgcttgtgatctccgtttgaaggggctcacaagcggccccgaacgcatccgtactgccctaatgtattctgagtggatgcggatccgctgagaatgcatcagtctggcagcgttcagcctccgctcagcaagaagacacctgaacgctgcttgcagcgttcgggtgtccgcctggccgcccggaggcaaacggatccgtccagacttacaatgtaagtcaatggggacggatccgtttgaatttgtcactatatggctcaattttcaaacggatccgtcccccattgactttcaatgtaaagtctggacggatccgtctgaagctactttcacacttagaattttttctacaatataatgcagacggatccgttctgaacggatcccaagtctgcattatatgagcggatccgtctgggcagaccccagacggatccgctctgaacgctagtgtgaaagtagccttagaatgtcagctccccagcaggcccttgcatataatgttttacagggccagctcaccagcaggccttccccTTCAATCTTTTACATGGTTAGCTCACCTCAagtcccttgcatataatgttttagagggtcagctcacctgaaggccctcacctacaaccttttagagggtcagctcaccagcaggcccgcatctaaaatcttttacagggtcagctcaccagcaggcccccacataaaatcttttacagggtcagctcaccagcatgcccttgcatataatgttttacaggatcagctcaccagcaggccctcacatataattttttacatgatcagctcaccagcaggccctcgcatatacatttttacagggtcagctcaccagcaggccttcacctgcaatcttttacacggttagctcaccagcaggcccggacctaaaatcttttacagtgtcagctcacctgcaggcctgcaccttaaatcttttacagggtcagatcacctgcaggccctcaccgaaTTATACCTAATAGTTAATTTGCGTgcctgctgccttgcttggatgtggtagccaaagctgtttctcaggctccgtctccggaatcgaaccgcaattccccgttacccgtagttaccatggtttgcgctgaaaataacatcgaaagttgataggccagacatccgaatgaatCGTCGTCGTCACTGGGACATCTCAAGAACAAAACTAATCTTGTCATTACAAAACTACAGCTATTTTACACCTACACActagtcaaaaaaatatataaaaactaggTGGTTCCATAACAAGACTTAGAATGTGGCCCTGTGCTCTTGATGCTTCATAACATCATCTGATAAGAACCAGGTACCAGAGGTCCAGAGTTGGGAACCCTTATATTTTAAGATAATgttaacatatacagtatattattgaAACTTACCATGAACATAGTGTACACACTaaagatagggatgagcaaatcgaagtccagttcaggataaattcgattcgcggcaaagccgaatttcctcgtgcttcactgTAGCgattcaatttaacctgaaatagggtaaaaaaaaatacctgctTAATTTGCTTGTGACTGGCcgcccgccgccatcttgcttgaagatctcggccaaaattcagtgcgcggtgatgtatgacgtcatcgcgccgcccgcAGTCATGATGTATTCTCAGAGAGTTGTTGTCTTATTGTACCCACGTTCAGTGGCTACATTGCGCTGTCTCTAGCTAGCCAGTCAATTTTTTGTCTCTTTTCTTTCCCTCTTTAGTTTTTTTACTAGCCAACCCCAGGATTTTTTGGTGGCACTTTCTTATGTATGCGTTTATGTATTGAGTGTTTTTTTGACCCCATGATCACACTGTCACTTGTAATCATGTTACCATATGCTTAGCATCTAGCTTATGTATTCATGTATTCAGCTTATATATTCAGCTTATGAGTTCATGTATTCAGCCAGTATGATCCCTGATGTATATATGGATTTTCATGTATAGCTCCACTTGGCATTTTAGGATGTCTTGTATTTTTGGGGGGTCTCCTCTTTATTAAGAAATCCCCAGTGACTCTAACCTCTTTTTGAGATATTTGGTACAGCAGAATATCATTATTTTTCAGGTTTTAGACAATACACCCGGTCTTTGGAAATAGTCAGTATATCAGTATTGTTATTGATTTGTTCTAAAATTAGCTGTGTAACTACATTGCCATTTCATTTATTTTGAAATGCTCATAAAATATGTTTCATAGCATGATTATGCATAGTTACAGTGACTTAGTAAGTCAGAGAATTGGAGGTACCCTGCATTATCATGATTGATTACTAATTCCTTTGGCAGGATTTTTACATTATGTTATATCATGGAAACCTACATTGTATACTATCATGAATTATTTCCTTTCTTGTTTGTTAGCCTGATGAAGGCCTACATTTAGCCAGGAAACGTTGCCTGAAAttatgtccggctgaataaaatCATTAATTACTTCACTTTCAACTCTGGAGTGCTGTCtatttgtatatactgtataaagacGAAGTAGTTCCCGATATGGAGGTGGGGACCAACCCAGACGTGCACCCTGTGAAAACCAGTGATAGATGAGTGCTGTGATCATTTGAATCTTAACATGATGTATTCTAAGGCTGCACACGATTTTGCACCAGGCCTTCAAGGAAGATAGCGTCGGCTGCCCCGTCGCGTGCAAATTACttagtgacaaagtaatttgtagcagtgaagcagccaaatcgaattttacaAAACTTTGCTGACCTCtaattaaaaggaatctgtcagcagatttgtacctatgaaactggatgacctgttacatgttcgcttggcagctgaaggcatctgtgtttgtcCCATTTTCACatatgcccgcattgctgagaaaataaagttgtattatatgcaaatgagcctctaggagcaatgggggcgttgctgttacacctagaggctcagctttctctgcaactgcagcatCCTTTccactttgattaacagggccaagcagtgtaaaagtcatcacacctgtccctgtcaatcaaagtggaggacGTGACAGTCGCAAAGAGAGCAGAGGCTCTAGGTGTACTGGCAACGCCCCAGTTGCTCctgaaggctcatttgcatatataaaaatatgattttttttttttttagcaatgtgGGCACTTATGAACTTAGTACCAAAACAGATGCCTTCTGCTGCCaatcgcacatgcaacaggtcagctagtttcaaaggtacaaatctgccgacagatgccttttaactcTATGGCTCTACTTATATTGAATTCTAACTtttttggctaaaatataaaaacaaactaAATGTTTCTGATTTCTTCATTATTTATGGCTTATTGCATCATCTCACAAACACCATACAGTTTATAACTCTGTGTCGTTGTAGATCCTCATGTAAGAGATTATTATACCACAAATAAATGTCATTAGTagagacgaagtggaattcaccccaaagtcgaatttcctcacgcttcatggtaacgaattacatttttttctaaaatagctgctgaacatgttacaaagtgaaagtaagaagaacgggaacgagggatcacccacaatgccttgcagacagccaatcagcagatagccagcccctgtgatgtcacagccctataaaaagcctcctcatgcccggtctctgccattttacagagaacttagtgcagggagagacgttacaggcactagggacagtgtttaggaaagactttataaaaaaaaaaaaaaaaaaacatagggcAATTCAGAGAAATATTATTCATAGTGTAAGGAAAGGATAggaaggcattatccacactgtacAGAGAGATCAGGGACCAATAGTagagtgtaaagcctgggtaattGGAGCTATTCTATTTcatcttgctgcactaattggaatGACTAAAATTGATTACTACAGATTTTACGTtgttttaaacagtaattgcagtaATCCTGCATCTGTTATTGGGTTGAAAGTGCTATCTGATacaacaaattttggggtgtgaagtacgtccattcatccttgttttggggtgaatttgcagtCTTATaaaaacagttttggggtgtgtttatttcatatataaaagtacttccattcatccttgcttttggggtaaATCTGCGGTCTGATACAAAGTATTGGGGTGTGttcattttaaatatataaaagtatgtccattcatccttgcttttggggtgaatttgcggCCTGATACAAAGAGTTTTGGGttgtgtttatttcatatataaaagtacgTCCATTAAACCTTGCTGTTAGGATGATTTtgcggtctgatacaaccagttttaagGTGTGTTAATTTTAAATTGGGCCGCTATTGTTCCTGTTTGGCCTTGACATGATTATTTATTTAacctttcttctgatccgtcagaaggacGGAAAAATGAGAAACACAACGGATTCTGTCTTTGGTGCAGCCATAAGGCCTGtatcacatggtccctattttacaCCATGATTGGAtcatcaggagtgggtacaaaacacagaatacatgcaaatactattttcacgtgtcatctctgttttggatccactcctgtttttttggccttaccaatactgatggattacagagcaaatgctgaccgtgtgaaggcagatgctcaaaagacaggatcggtTTCTTTGGGGTTGTTTTTATGACGGatgcaaaataaacagtgacggcaacacaaacttactcctgacaccctctcctctctgtcaGGGGAACACTACTTGtttcagcgtgtaacagaacaggttctgtagaaatctatgtggaatcaactgatgacggtgtaaaaggagtgcactctttcactctatagtaggatcttgggcctctgcacgcttctttatacctgacgctaacattgacctgtaaggctgagttcacacttgagttatttggtcagttttggccctgtaactgaccAAATGAGTGAGGTGCGAAGTAATTTTAAGAGTGACGCCTCTcagtactgtttcactagcaCAGTAGACTCCCTATctgtgtttctgcaatgcacagtgttctacacaaatatacaggctctctgcagtcaggaaatagcagtttttatgcgattcgtcacaaataaattcagatcaaatcaaatctttttgggaaattcggccaaccgtccgaatcaaatttttgagaaatttgctcctcTAGTCattaggaagcactgaaaaaataCCCAAAACTAACAATTTTATATTCACTAAAGCTATAAAATAACAATAATCCACACTGCTTTATACCTATACCAAACCCGATTAGAAACCAACTAAACATATCAGCCCTAACACAAAAAATATTTAGAGGTAAAGTGAATAATGTAGCTTATCTCAAATTTTCTGTCAGTGGGTACCAGGAGGCGCCAGCTCTTGAAGTTATTGTGTTGGAAGCAAATTAAATGAGCAAGCGTAACTTTAAAGGGCCAAATTTACTCTATATGTCTCCAATATTTTGTTGTTAGTACATACCATAACTGGTCAAAGTAAGAACAACTGATAAACTAGTGTCCAGGTCATAAGTACCCAAGACTCACTGATGCACAATGTGTCAGAGCTGTTGTAGCAGCATGAGGAtgaccttcacagtatgaggcaaGTGCTTCAAAGTAAGGGATGATCTGTGTATGATAAACAGTGGAGAGCACAGAACATGACATTGGAAAGTAGCTTaggttaaaaatagtattgagttgactttgatccgaatttcagggaacatttccttgtgcttcatggtagtaaataaattttccctgaaatggtgtaaagaacaaaaagaaaaatcatacttacctcatccatttgcctcGTGACGGGCCAGCCACCACCAtcatgattgaagatctcgcatgaaatcccgtgcgcggtgatgtatgatgtcaccacgctggccGATGTGATTAAGTCATCATCGGCCGCGCAAGAGTTTATTGTGATCAGATGCTGAGTTcagctatgaatgcggcatctgaggggtacaatgatggggagcagcacaattgcacccactacttacaaagaaatgtgctttgtaaCAAAGTAAATCGTCACAAagcgatttattttattttatgtgggaATTAGGGAATTACTACACAAACTAATACAGATTGCCACCATATGTAAATAACAATGCAATAATTagcaaatctcatagacccatattttattcacaattatacagagaacacatatcagatgctGAAAggccccaccagtaaaatttattttgggcgccaatacggatacattcaaatattacctgctcacacagcagcaagatgctaccagatgattgaatatgggggtccctgcagcaactttgagaaggtaggtcctggggaaaaagAAGACAcaggctagctttcctctatacctagaagtcatctcagctgtcTGATCATGTCTGTCTAGGAACGTAGTTGGTTGATGTGTTgtacattaaatatatatatgtagtgcagtaagtctactgtgttctgTGCCACTTATTCAGAGGGTGGGAAACTAGGggaccaccttgctcaggggcccactgggggattaccatttcatgaaaaaaaaatcaactcaCTTAGCTCTTGATGGCagcaactaatctaaaaaaaagttgggacagagCCATATCTATCATTGTGTAGCATCCCCTCTTCTTTTAACTACAATCTGAAAATGTCTGGGAAGTGAGGAGACAGATTGATGGAGTTTCGCAGGAggaatgttctattcttgtcagaTGTAAGATTCTAGCTGCTCAACAGTTCTGGGTCTTCTTTGCTGGATTTTCATTTTATGATGCGCCAACATTTTCTATTGGTGAAAGGTCTGAACTGCAGGCAGAAGGTTCAACACCCAGACTCTTCTGTGAAGCCATGTTGTTGTGATGGATGCAGTatgtggtttagcattgtcttgctgaaatatgTAAGGCCTtccctaaaaaaaaacactttctggatGGGAGGATATGTTGTTCTAAAACTTCTATATACTGTTCAGCATGGATAATGCTTTTTCAGATGTGTAAGCTGCCCACGCCATAGTAATGCAACtgtataccatcagagatgcaggctttcaAACTAGAAGAGTGAAGACTGAGAAGTCAAACATTAAGGAAGCAGTTTACTAAATAAGTAATagctgttttattattattttttgtgatttttttttctgggcacaATCTTAATAATACACATTAGATCATAAGTAAGTTACTATACACATTAGCTGTCAGATCAAGATAAACTTATATTGCTGACAGACACCATAACACCACTTTTCTGACTCTCATTCATTTTctttctccatacattttgggttcCTTTGTGAAGTTTTGGATTTGTGGCAATAATAACAACAGGACTTAGGGCAGAATATGAGGCTGCAAGGAATATCCGTGTGTCATTCATTTCAGGTCTGACATCAGACAGTGTAAGAGTATAGATCCACATAGAATTATCCATGCCATATAACAAAACATATAGCACTACCAATAAAATAACTGCCCTGGAGGCCCGATGTTCTGCAGACTTTCTCTGaagctggtcagaactgcgcttgcctttaatattttttccatgcTGATACAATATAGAAACCATGTAACTGCTTGACAATGTCATTAGTCCTACGAATATGATCTCCCGAATGATGGATACAGACCCATTTAAGATAAAGGAGACATAGGTTATAAAGTCTGCATCACAATAAACCAAATGTAATGAATAGGGTAAGGTATAATTGGATTTAGCCCGTCCATACAAAACAGTAGAAGGATAGAGAAAAACATTCATGGCTAAGATCAGGATTATAATAAGAGTAACATTTTTAGATAACTTTTGTTTCAAGTATGTCCAATATCTGTTAATGGGAGCAACAAGAACACACTGGTGACAACTGAGGAAACTGGTTACACAAATAGACATGGCTCTACTGACCCTAAAGATGAAAAGAACCAGTTTACACTCCGTATCATCCAGTAAGTCTTTTACCCCAATAGCATTTAGAGATTGTGGTATGACACGGGAGAAAACCACTAAAAGATTGGATAGGGCAAGGACCATTAGGATGATATTAGCTGGTAGAAGCTTCTTCTCAATTATTTTGATGTAAGTAAATTTTAGGAGGATGAAAACATTTCCAGGAATTCCAACAATTATCAAGAGAATAAAGGCCAGAGCTTTAATCAGAAGATGAGTATCCATGACAAAAGACTATGTATAGTCGTAATGGTATTTTTTAGTACACAGATGCAGTTAGTTTAATGGTGTATCCCTGCACTTCTATGTTTGCATAGAGTTCTATACATaggtttttgcagttttttttcttcactttggACTTTAAGTGTGATTTTTGCTGTAAAGATGCCAGATCCAGATGTAGCACTTGACGTTTTTTCTGGCGTTTTCACATCACCttgaaaaaaaagcaaaaaaaaacttattAAAATTGCAAGTGGCCAAAAATAACTGTATATGGATagtagttattattatttttttactggtgAATAAAAATGCCAGTACAAAATTCACGTGTTTGAGGACCCAGTCATCTCTAGCAAGAACATCTCTAGCAAGCAAACACACAAGGCAAGCAGAGACAAAGACATGACAATGACCAAAACAAATACTTTATGACAGAGATCAAGGCAAAGCAGGAAACTGGACAAGCAGGTAAGGGACCAGTGTCCGGAaataccactggaccaagtgcacCGGTTTTACTTGGGGCCAAACCTAGGGGCCAGAGATGCAATAAGCCCTGTTCTTCACAGAGTTCCAGATGGTGGGAATAATCTTAGTTGAGGCTCATTGGTTGCACTTCCAGGATGGTCCGGATGCACTTGGCTACTTACCTGCAGAGACCAGTAGTCCACACAAAGCAGTCCATACAAACAAGGACTGGAGGCCAAACACACGTTCTGGAACCAGAATAAACTgcacaggacacagtacagacaGGACAAAGGGGAACCAGCCTACAAGCagctgcctggaccccatgcagaacaACACATGGCAGTCTGAGGCAGAGCTGCCCAAACAGGAAGACAAGCAGATGGACCTGGACCCCATATGGAACAACACATGGTgatcacaggcagagctgcacacagactagatgtcctccctccagagaacccaggagccctctcactgAAGGCATAGAACATACTGTACATGAAATGAACAGACAGGACTAGCAGATGCCTGTTCCCCACGCGAAACGAGACATGGCCGACACAGGCATAGCTGCACAGACAGGCAAACGTGTGGACCCTATGGAGGAAGATACATGGCGGTCACAGACCAAACACGGAACCAGACAAGGTGACTTAGATACACAAGACAGGAAGATGTCTGGACCCCATGCAGGACAAAACATGGTGGCCACAGACCAAACACAGAAGCAATGGAcaagacatggaacagacaggcaaATGTCTGGGCCCCATGCAGGAAGGCACATGGCAGTCACAGACCAAACACAGAACTAGACAAGGAGACTATGATGACAAAGTAGGTGGCCACACAGACAGGCAGATGGAATGACCCAGGTCAGGTGCATAGCTCCTGCACCCAGCAAAGCTGGAGACAGACTGACAGGCCCAGACCAGGAAATGTTAACCTCACCAAAACCAGGAGTAACAAGAACCGTAAAacaagtgtcagttcacaccagtCACAGTATGCTGCACCCAGCACACCCCAAAcaacaaccagcatacacgggaaAACCCATAGCCAGTATGAGGTAtcaggcagccagcctacacaacaAGGAGTGTCGGAACCACATTGATACAATAAACTAGTAGCATCCATACTCAGACCATGTAcacacacaaggccgcagccagcacgcatcacCAAACCAGCTTACATGGGAACGCCCATAACCAGTAAACAAAGTGCATGTAGTCAGCCTGCATGGCACTGGTGACAGGAACTTCAGAGATATGAATGTGGGAAACACAAACACAGGCAACAGTTCACACACAGGACAAAGAGgccacagccagcacgcagccccaagcaaccagtgtACACAGGAGAGAGCCTGCAGTAGTATGCGAGAGggcctgcagccagcctacactgtGATAGGCCCATAGAGTAAAGAGATTGTCTCACTTTATTAAAtgactgtctcacttcagcaaatggcatctattatgtagaggaagttaatacaagacacttactaatgtgttgtgattgtccatattgcattgatgaatttttccatcacactgcTCATATGCAGGGGTTACGGCCACTGCTGCAATTCAGTACCAGTGGCCGCTATTGGAAAAAGCACAGGCCTCTCAGgaggccaggaccatgggagcacacataggcaacATGCAAAGCAACTCCTGTCTTTGCCACCTTctatctgctctgcactgatggtcGTAACCTctagaaatgagcagtgtataaagcctcattcacacatccgtgtctgTGTTTAAATCAGTGATGCCTCTGTTAAGatgtccatgatggatccgtgtgTGGTCCTTGTGtcggttttttgctgtccgtatgtcactgacactgaacagcttaaaaataattttcaaagcatctcttcctaatgatctgtgAACCACAGATGAAACACGGAAGGCATCCAtaatttcatggacccatagactataatgggcatgatggaccgtgaacacagacaaaatagagcatgcatccatgcTAAAAACACGGACTCACGGACCGTGGTAAAAAAACTGAAGTGCgaatgcacacattaaaatgaatgggtacatgtgctgtccgtggagaacacgtacagcacacgtacaAGGAACACTGACGTGCGAATGAGGCTTAATGCGATGGAAAATTAATCAAACCAGCAAATAAGacaatatagataataacaatacattagtaagtgtcttgtattacctttctctacttGATAAATGCCAATGATGAAGTGAAAATACATCTTTACATAAAAACTTTACCTCACTACAATTTTATGGATCTGTGGGGGGATTAGCTTACCTCTTCCTTTTACCTTTTCAATTGACTTACTGTTATTGATATGATTAAGTCAAATACACCTGTATTTATAATACCTGAAGTTTTTTTGTCCCCAAGGTCAGACCACTTGGGATTAATTACTTGCATTACCAGTTCTCTAAAATGATCTTATTAAATACTATGAAATATTCAAGCAATAATTCTAGCTCTATGATTCCTATGGCTCACTGCTAGTGGCTCTTTTTAATGTTCAATTAAAATgagcacatacagttgcaagaaaaagtatgtgaaccctttggaatgatatggatttctgcacaaattggtcataaaatgtgatctgatcttcatctaagtcacaacaatagacaatcacagtctgcttaaactaataacacacaaagaattaaatgttaccatgtttttattgaacacaccatgtaaacattcacagtgcaggtggaaaaagtatgtgaacccctagactaatgacatctccaagagctaattggagtgaggtgtcagccaactggagtccaatcaatgagatgggattggaggtgttggttacagctgccctgtcctataaaaaacacacaccagttctgggtttgcatttcacaagaagcattgcctgatgtgaatgatgcctcacatacattttcttgcaactgtaggtatataaaatttataaaaatttaatattttatttaacatttaatataaattaaatattctataaaatattaTGTTATAAATGATGTTATAAACATTCCTATAGAAGATTAAGGGAGCATATGCATACAATTAAGTATCCACAATCTCCACATCATTTAGAAAAGCCCTAGTAGTTCCAGATAGCACTAGTGTTAGGGTTAGGAGGATAAGTAAAATGGTTAAAATATTCCACAATGTTGAGCGAGCATGgtcagccgaactggtgttcgattCGAGCATCGccatgttcggccgaataccgcgtgtgctcaagcgtgatgcttaaagggtttctaccacttcgttttcacataattagctttcagacactagcgatccgctagtgtctgctctaccaaacaatcctaatataatagcttttggtgcagccgtttcgctaaaaaaagaacttatattgatatgctaatgagcctctaggtgctatgggggcgtcattagcacctagaggctcggtctaccttcacaaaatgccgccgcccagcgcgtccctccagccgcccatctcctccggaatgcgatcctccctgtgagccagcggacgtaTTCTCGCGCAtgtgccgtgcgcgtctgtattcggcgcatgcgcagtgaatgtctgaccgcttccctgctcagacatctccactgcacctgcaccgatgacgtcatagtgctccgaggaacaggcgcagtggagatgtctgtgcagaaagcggtcagacattcactgtacatgcgccgaatacagacgcgcacggcgcatgcgcgaaaatttgtccgctggctcacagggaggattgcattccggaggagatgggcgggctggagggacgcgctgggcggcggcattttgtgaaggtagaccgagcctctaggtgctaatgacgcccccatagcacctagaggctcattagcatttcaaaataagttctttttttagcgaaacggctgcactaAAACCTATtacattaggattgtttggtagagcagacactagcagatcgctagtgtctgaaagctaattatgtgaaaacgaagtggtagaaaccctttaagtcagtGCATTTAAATCGAATTTAGCATTTATTTCTTAAAAGTTTCTTCCAGGATCTATaaagttattacgcaaagtcacatgagacttcggctcatctg
Encoded proteins:
- the LOC120993720 gene encoding olfactory receptor class A-like protein 1, which encodes MDTHLLIKALAFILLIIVGIPGNVFILLKFTYIKIIEKKLLPANIILMVLALSNLLVVFSRVIPQSLNAIGVKDLLDDTECKLVLFIFRVSRAMSICVTSFLSCHQCVLVAPINRYWTYLKQKLSKNVTLIIILILAMNVFLYPSTVLYGRAKSNYTLPYSLHLVYCDADFITYVSFILNGSVSIIREIIFVGLMTLSSSYMVSILYQHGKNIKGKRSSDQLQRKSAEHRASRAVILLVVLYVLLYGMDNSMWIYTLTLSDVRPEMNDTRIFLAASYSALSPVVIIATNPKLHKGTQNVWRKKMNESQKSGVMVSVSNISLS